The Pirellulales bacterium genomic interval CAATACGAAGCGCAGCACGGCGGCCCGGTTTACAAAACCGATCCCGACCAATGCTGTTTCGACCGCAAGATCACGGTGCTCCGCCGAGCGGCCGCTGGATTCGACGCTTGGATGAGCGGCATCCGCCGCGATCAGAGTTCCGACCGAGCCAAAGCGCCGATTGTCGGGTGGGATCGAAAGTTTGGCCTGGTGAAAATCAGCCCGCTGGCGAATTGGACCAAGAAAGACGTTTGGAAGCTGATCTCGCAGGAAAAGATTCCCTACAACCCGCTGCACGACCAGGGATACACGAGCATCGGCTGCTGGCCCTGCACCCGGGCCGTCCTGTTCGGTGAAGACGAGCGCGCGGGTCGCTGGAGCGGCACCGGCAAAACCGAATGCGGCCTGCACACGCGTTAAGAGACTGTGAGGCTTGAGGCTGTGAGACTGTGAGGACGCGCAAGCGATCGACCTGCCCTCGTACCTCAAAGCCTCACGGTCTCAAAGCCTCGCCCCCATGAAGCTTTCGGCCAAAACCGAGTATGCGTGTATTGCGATGCTGGAGTTGGCTCGTCGCTATGAAGAGGGCGAGCCGGTGCGGATTCGCGAAATCGCCGATCAGCACGGGATCCCGTCTCGTTTCCTGGTGCAGATTCTGCTGCAATTGAAGGGGGCCGGCTATGTGGCCAGCACACGCGGCGCCTCGGGCGGTTATCAATTGATCAAGCCGCCCGCAAAGATTTCGCTGGGCGAAGTGATGAATGTAATCGAAGGAAAAGAGGAAGCCCACACTGCCGCCTCGGAGGCGAAATCGCCGACGGCCCGAGTGCTGGCCGGCATCTGGCGCGACATCTCCACCCGCGAGCAAGCCATGCTGCAAGCGATCGACTTCGCCGAGCTCGCCGAAAAAACAAAACAAACCGCCAGCGAAATGTATTACATCTAAATCGCGGCGCACGGCCGGCAAAGCCGGATCGCCAACGCGAAGAAAGACCCGACCTATTTGCTGGCCGAGATGGAGATCGGGCGTTCGGTTCCGTTGGCGGTCGATCAGATCGATGTCGAGTGCCCTCACCGACAGTGCGAATTTCCGCACCCCGTCGAGAAGCGACGTGTTTTTGGCATCCTCACCGCCCGCTCCAGTCATCCCCGTCTTGCGTTGCTGTACGAAAGTCAGAGTCGCGATCGCGTGCTGGCCCACGGTCTCTTGATCCTCGTCGCCCGGATTGGGGAACTTCTCCTTCACGATTTTACCCATCCGCACCTGCGTCAGCTCCTCGGGCGCGAGTTCCGGGTCGAACATCCCGCGCTCGATCGCCTGCTTGTCTTGCACGAATGCGGTCACCAACTCGACAAGATACTCGCGGCAGATGCGCTCGGCCTCTGGGCTTTTCGGTTCCGCCAATCGGGAGTTTGAGCAAAATTTTGCCGCCGCAGGATATAATGCGATAGCGCGGTTGGCCTCGTTGCCGTGGCGGTTGAAAGGGGAACGACTTTCGCCGGCAAGCGTCTGGCGGCGCCGTGGAACGGCTCGCCATGAGTCGCGCGAATCTGCTAAAATCGGTGAGTCAATTTTAGCCAAAGCGTCAAACACCTATGCCTGCACCCATTCGCCGCGTCGATGAACTCGGATTTCCGCTCCCCGCCGCGTTTGCCGATCATCCCGATGCGCCGCCGCGTTCCAAGCGCACTTGGGGACAACTGATCTACCGCTGGCGGTGGTCTCTCTTGTTGCTGTTGCTGCCGCTTCTGTTCGGCGATTCGCTGATCCACGGCGTGCGGCAAGCGATTGCCCAGCGAATGCTGCGCAACGCCCAAATTCATTATTTTCAAAACCGATTGCCCGAAGCGCTCGCCTCCACCGATCGGGCATTGTTTTGGGAGCCTAACACGTTCGACCAATGGGAGGCGTACCAATATCGGGCCCTGATTTTCGAGGGCATGCCGAAACATGCCCAAGAAAGCTTCGACGCTTGGACCGAAGTCATCAAGCGGCTCGAAGACCCGCAGCGTGCAAAACAATATTCGGATGAATTGCGCTTGGCCTATTCCGAGCGAGCCTCGGTCGGCGAACGGATCGGCCGGCATCGCGACGCCATCGCCGACGCCACGATTGCCGTGAAGCTGGCCAACAACGACAGATCTCGGGCAGAAACGTTGAACGGTCGGGCTTACATGCGCGCCCTGGCGAACCTCGAACTGGATCGAGCGCTTGAAGACGTCGATGAATCGCTGCGGATCGTGCCCGGCGACGCAAACGTGATCGACACGCGGGCCTATGTCTTGTTTCGGCTTGGAAAATATGACCAGGCCCGAAAAGACATCGACGATGCGATCCGCCGGCTAACGGGTTCGCCCGCGGGCGGATTCTGGTTCGGCCCCGACAACGGACCGCACATCCGTGCGCAGGACGAAGAAGCGTCGATCAATTTTCGCGCGAATCAAGACGCTCTGGCCGTGATGTATCACCATCGCGGCGAAATCCGCAAGAAGCAGGGGCAAGCGGAACAAGGCGAGAAGGATTTCCGCAAGGCGGAGATGCTGGGCTACGACCCCGACCGCGGCATCAACTGAGAGCCGCGCCTCCCGCCCGTTGAAGTTCTGCCTACGCGTAAGTGCTTGCGTGTGCCACTGGTTCTGCCAGTGACGAAAATCCTCGGTAATTTCCTGCACTGCGGAGCCAGCTTGGCTGGCGTGCCACGGGCTGATTTGGCGTGCCACGGGCTGATTTGGTGTGCGACTGGCTGATTAGTGTGCCACTGGCTAGCGCAGTCGGCCGGTAAGTTGACGTTCCGGCTCGGAGGCGTCTGACACGAGAACAATTGCCAAACGGCAACGTACAAGAGACTATCGCCGAATCCGGCGGCGCTCGCACTGGCCGACTTCGCTGGCCAGTGCCACACGAAGATCCGCTCCTGTCGAAACACTTCAACCGGCTGCTAGACGATCGGTTCTTCGCTTGCTAGACGATCGGTTCTTCGCTCGGCTGCATATTGGCCGATTCCAGCCGCGGCGCTTCGACCGCTTCGGAGTCGGACTCCGTCGTGGGCCGAATCTCCAGGCCATTGTGATAATAGACCCGGTTTCGTCCCGCCGCTTTGGCACTGTAGAGGGCGGCGTCGGCCCGCGATAACAGCGTTTG includes:
- a CDS encoding phosphoadenylyl-sulfate reductase gives rise to the protein MSVVPAYTPPPSPEPDVLERLRQESQRLETASPEEIIRWAAATYFPKLTMATAFGPEGCAIIYYLSRIEQRVHVFNLDTGYQFAETLALRDEIARRYGVEVELKRPDTTVEQYEAQHGGPVYKTDPDQCCFDRKITVLRRAAAGFDAWMSGIRRDQSSDRAKAPIVGWDRKFGLVKISPLANWTKKDVWKLISQEKIPYNPLHDQGYTSIGCWPCTRAVLFGEDERAGRWSGTGKTECGLHTR
- a CDS encoding Rrf2 family transcriptional regulator, which produces MKLSAKTEYACIAMLELARRYEEGEPVRIREIADQHGIPSRFLVQILLQLKGAGYVASTRGASGGYQLIKPPAKISLGEVMNVIEGKEEAHTAASEAKSPTARVLAGIWRDISTREQAMLQAIDFAELAEKTKQTASEMYYI